One window from the genome of Cyclobacterium amurskyense encodes:
- a CDS encoding cupin domain-containing protein, whose translation MKKLLFLLLITLPSFLNAQQLPIPSAVFEWKMLPAYAEVGTEIRPIVDGPTETLDNFRVNHYKLSQGKSISIKKGDEKLILIGSGKLQINQGGNINQLESRSVAWVPNDKTVKIQHLGDETTSFFVIELEADKVGEDFKPDVNSLTSYDYQKLPFKKSAKGGRRDVARGPTPTLQELEMHITTLNEGEKSHDPHQHADEEIIVVLQGEVEEMVNGVPYLLGPGSLIYLHAMDSHGIRNAGKGACEYYAIRWITKNTGK comes from the coding sequence ATGAAAAAACTGCTATTTCTTTTGTTAATAACCTTACCCTCCTTTTTAAATGCTCAACAATTGCCAATTCCATCCGCTGTTTTTGAGTGGAAAATGTTACCAGCTTATGCAGAAGTAGGGACGGAAATAAGACCAATCGTCGATGGGCCCACTGAAACTTTGGATAATTTCCGAGTCAATCACTATAAACTCAGCCAAGGGAAAAGTATTTCCATTAAGAAAGGGGATGAAAAATTGATTTTAATAGGTTCTGGCAAACTTCAGATCAATCAGGGTGGAAACATTAATCAACTTGAAAGTAGGAGTGTGGCTTGGGTACCAAATGACAAGACGGTTAAAATCCAGCATTTGGGAGATGAAACCACTTCATTTTTTGTAATAGAATTGGAGGCCGATAAGGTGGGAGAGGATTTTAAGCCCGATGTGAATTCCCTGACAAGCTATGATTATCAAAAGTTACCATTTAAGAAAAGTGCTAAAGGAGGAAGAAGAGATGTTGCTAGAGGACCTACACCTACTTTGCAAGAGTTGGAAATGCACATTACCACTTTAAACGAAGGAGAAAAAAGTCACGATCCTCATCAACATGCTGATGAAGAAATAATTGTGGTGCTCCAGGGAGAAGTAGAAGAGATGGTTAATGGCGTCCCGTATCTGCTTGGACCGGGCTCTCTTATCTATTTGCATGCCATGGATTCGCACGGCATACGGAATGCAGGAAAAGGGGCTTGTGAATATTATGCTATTCGTTGGATTACAAAAAATACTGGAAAGTAA
- a CDS encoding glycosyltransferase family 2 protein, which translates to MMQIVFWIAIGIVAYTFLGYGIVIAILVKLKGFFVKKLNPNNNEFLPNVTLVVPCYNEADIIKDKVLNSLGLEYPKERLEIVFITDGSNDHFREVLQEFPQVKLLHDDRRAGKTAAENRAMKFINSPIVVFTDANTILNKSAIKNIVRHFSNEKVGCVSGEKRVLVEQEDSASSAGEGMYWKYESFLKKMDSNLYSAVGAAGELVAFKTALYQDLPEDTILDDFMQSLLIASKGYRIVYEPDAYAMETGSDSTGEELKRKVRISAGGWQSMKRLFFKITPFNHPVLFFQYLSHRVLRWTITPFLLVFIFVANFFLLNHGLIYQLLMVSQLSFYAAALLGYFLESRKLRIKVLFVPFYFCMMNYAVVAGLLRFLKGSQKSTWEKAKRKS; encoded by the coding sequence ATGATGCAAATAGTTTTTTGGATAGCGATAGGAATAGTTGCCTATACTTTTTTAGGTTATGGCATTGTGATAGCCATACTGGTAAAATTGAAAGGATTTTTTGTCAAAAAATTAAATCCCAACAACAATGAATTTTTGCCTAATGTTACACTTGTAGTTCCTTGTTATAATGAGGCAGATATAATAAAAGACAAGGTGCTTAATTCTTTGGGACTGGAATACCCAAAGGAGCGGTTAGAAATTGTTTTTATTACTGACGGTTCCAATGATCATTTTAGAGAAGTATTGCAGGAATTTCCGCAAGTCAAATTGCTTCATGATGATAGGAGAGCAGGTAAAACAGCCGCTGAAAACAGGGCTATGAAGTTTATTAATAGTCCAATCGTGGTTTTTACTGATGCGAATACAATACTTAATAAATCTGCCATTAAAAACATTGTCAGACACTTTAGCAATGAAAAAGTAGGTTGTGTTTCCGGTGAAAAAAGAGTGTTGGTAGAACAAGAAGATTCTGCCAGTTCCGCCGGAGAAGGTATGTATTGGAAATATGAATCCTTTCTAAAGAAAATGGATTCAAATCTTTATTCAGCAGTGGGTGCAGCAGGAGAGTTGGTCGCTTTCAAAACAGCCCTTTACCAGGACTTGCCAGAGGATACTATTTTGGATGACTTTATGCAATCTCTTTTGATTGCTTCAAAGGGTTATAGGATTGTTTATGAGCCTGATGCTTATGCCATGGAAACTGGTTCAGACTCTACTGGAGAAGAGCTTAAACGTAAGGTTAGAATCAGCGCTGGAGGTTGGCAGTCCATGAAAAGATTGTTTTTTAAAATTACTCCTTTTAATCATCCAGTATTGTTTTTTCAATACCTCTCTCATAGGGTTCTTAGGTGGACAATAACCCCTTTCTTGTTGGTGTTTATATTTGTAGCCAATTTTTTTCTATTAAACCATGGTCTTATTTATCAACTGCTAATGGTCAGTCAACTGTCTTTTTACGCAGCAGCACTGCTTGGATATTTTTTGGAAAGTCGAAAACTTAGGATTAAGGTATTATTTGTTCCCTTTTACTTTTGCATGATGAACTATGCGGTGGTTGCAGGTTTGCTCCGCTTTTTAAAAGGAAGTCAAAAAAGCACATGGGAAAAAGCCAAACGGAAAAGTTGA